Proteins encoded within one genomic window of Paramisgurnus dabryanus chromosome 13, PD_genome_1.1, whole genome shotgun sequence:
- the snx10b gene encoding sorting nexin-10B translates to MVLGPMQEFTGVWVRDPRIQKEDFWHAYMDYEICINTNSLAFTKKSSCVRRRFSEFVWLRKKLQENALLVTHLPKLPPKNPFFSLNSARQIGTRMEGLRKFLEAVVHNPVLLSDSCLHLFLQSQLSIKKIEACAEGRSRYTVSDAIHSFGSGIKRFDSELEEDLEDEDVHYESE, encoded by the exons ATGGTTCTTGGTCCTATGCAGGAATTTACTGGCGTGTGGGTGAGGGATCCTCGCATCCAGAAGGAGGATTTCTGGCATGCATACATGGATTATGAAATCTGCATAAAT ACAAACAGTTTGGCTTTCACTAAGAAAAGTTCTTGTGTGAGGCGGAGATTCAGCGAATTTGTGTGGCTACGAAAAAAGCTCCAGGAAAATGCCCTGCTCGT AACGCATCTACCCAAACTTCCTCCAAAAAACCCCTTCTTCAGTCTCAACAGTGCCAGGCAAATCGGCACCCGTATGGAGGGGCTGAGGAAATTTCTAGAAGC GGTCGTTCACAACCCGGTGCTTCTGTCAGATAGTTGCCTGCATTTGTTTCTACAATCCCAACTGAGTATCAAAAAGATTGAGGCCTGCGCCGAGGGCAGGAGCCGCTACACTGTCTCTGATGCCATCCACAGTTTTGGTTCTGGAATCAAACGCTTTGATTCTGAATTAGAGGAGGATCTGGAGGATGAAGACGTGCACTATGAATCAGAGTGA
- the cbx3b gene encoding chromobox protein homolog 3b yields MRKKQNVKNRKAEETTIVQEFAVEKIIRRRVYEGRVEYYLKWKGFTDAENTWEPEDNLDCPELIEEFLRNLSVTGESEPEECQSTDLDIQPKRELTEMDANTAHQRSQMEPIERGNEEADDHSSEIPAGQSSNPEPDCIIGSTDRQGELMFLIKWKNTDEVALLSAREASKRWPQMVIGFYEDKLAWHAEEEP; encoded by the exons AtgagaaaaaagcagaatgtgaAAAATAGGAAAGCAGAAGAGACAACGATTGTTCAGGAGTTTGCAGTGGAAAAAATCATTCGCAGAAGAGTATACGAAGGAAGAGTTGAATACTATCTGAAGTGGAAAGGATTCACAGA TGCAGAGAATACCTGGGAGCCAGAAGACAACTTGGACTGTCCGGAATTGATCGAGGAGTTTCTCAGAAATCTATCTGTCACAGGAGAGTCAGAACCAGAAGAGTGTCAGTCTACAGACCTTGACATCCAGCCCAAGCGAGAGTTGACTGAGATGGATGCCAATACG GCTCACCAGCGGTCTCAGATGGAGCCCATTGAGAGAGGTAATGAGGAGGCTGATGATCACAGCTCTGAGATCCCTGCAGGTCAATCCAGCAACCCAGAACCAGACTGCATTATCGGATCCACAGACAGACAGGGAGAGCTCATGTTCCTCATTAAGTG GAAAAACACAGATGAGGTGGCTTTACTGTCGGCCAGGGAGGCCAGTAAAAGGTGGCCCCAGATGGTAATCGGCTTTTATGAGGACAAGCTGGCCTGGCACGCCGAAGAGGAgccgtga